The stretch of DNA AACTGCCCGGATAACCCCATAAGTGGTCTAGGTTATATTTTTCTATTTCTATAAGAATAGCCTCAAGATGCAGATCATCGAGCTGGTATGCTGAGAAATAATGGCAATTAAACAGCCTATCTTTTATTCGCCGATCCAAGCTTCTATTCAGGGTCATCCCAGTCTGGAGGTGAGGTTCGCCAATGGACCAACCAGCCCATCCAAGCTCAAGCATAAATGTGGCTCGATACCAACCTGCGGTAAATGAATCTTCTAAGACATAGAAATTCTTTCCAGTAGACCCTGAGGTGCTAACCAGATAGGTTTTCTGGCCCGTTTTACGTGTTGTTTGGTGAGGGAAACTTTCTCTGAGCATATCTTTGGTTACAACCGGGAGCCTTGCTAAATCTTCTTTTGTTCGAATTGTGTCAGGCTTTATACCCTTATCATCCAGCAATTTTTGATAGAAGGGAACTTCATGATAAGCTATTTGAATTAAATTTTGCAAGTCATTGGATTGTTTGCTAATGATTTTTTCACGTGGCCAATATTGAGCACTTTCCAGGAATTTTAAGCGTGCCATCATGTTTTGACCGAAAAGCCTGTCACCTAACGGAAGTATCAGATTTCTCAATAACTTTGTTCTCATATTAAGAAATAACCTGCATTAATGAATAACCATCGTATCAAATAATGCTTCCCACTTTGTCAGTATTTGTGACCAATCATAGTTTTCAGCTTTTATTCGAGCGTTTTTTGATAATTTGGATCCCAAGTTTGGCTCGATCAGCAAACGTTTTATGGCTGCCGCCATCGCAGGGGCATCATCCGGGGGAACCAATAAGCCTTCCTGTTCGTGTTCAACCAGGTAGGGGATGCCCCCGACCTCCGTGGAGACGATGCACAATCCGATAGCCATCGCTTCAAGCACGCAGCGTGGCGCGGTATCAAAGTTGGTGGTATTGATAAATATGTCGCCTTTACTCAACCAATCTGGGATTTCGGTATGGGGGAGACCACCAACAATGTGAATGCGGTGGCGCACGTTCAGTTTCTCTGCAAGGGTTAGCATGCGCTGCAAACTGCCGTCACCTTTATCCGGCCCAATCATCCACAATTGAATGTCCTGAAAGTCAGGGGCTAATTGCTGCAGGACTCGCGGCGCCATACTCGGGTTATAAATCTCATGAAATGATCGTACCCAGACTAGGTTCGCAGTTGGTTTTGCTCTGTGTTTGTATTTGAGGGTTGATAAATCTATTGGGTTGGGGATCAGACGAATATCTGCCCGGTATTGCTTGAGTTCAACCTGGTGGTAAGGCGAGGGGGAGACAACGGCTGTAGCACGTGCCAAAGTCCGCTTGAGCCGTTTCGGATGCTTTCGCGCGAAATCAGGCAGTCCACCGCCGTGTAAGGTCATGACGATGGGCTTATCGAGATGAGCCAATAAAAATGAG from Brevefilum fermentans encodes:
- a CDS encoding glycosyltransferase family 4 protein, translated to MSKGSLLLIGNHLPTDKLNKNVWHYLAEKLQSRGWKVITTSAKVFQPLRLMDMVSAILLKQGHYSLAQIDVFSGKAFIFAQVCSFLLAHLDKPIVMTLHGGGLPDFARKHPKRLKRTLARATAVVSPSPYHQVELKQYRADIRLIPNPIDLSTLKYKHRAKPTANLVWVRSFHEIYNPSMAPRVLQQLAPDFQDIQLWMIGPDKGDGSLQRMLTLAEKLNVRHRIHIVGGLPHTEIPDWLSKGDIFINTTNFDTAPRCVLEAMAIGLCIVSTEVGGIPYLVEHEQEGLLVPPDDAPAMAAAIKRLLIEPNLGSKLSKNARIKAENYDWSQILTKWEALFDTMVIH